The following proteins are encoded in a genomic region of Ornithodoros turicata isolate Travis chromosome 6, ASM3712646v1, whole genome shotgun sequence:
- the LOC135399239 gene encoding uncharacterized protein LOC135399239, which yields MALHQPMFLLMLSLLQNMRHDCRENVTTEISPEEQQLFPSVPAIILEDILRCPRNSSQMTCSCSTDCHKFGDCCWEVARSASQQNFQQDVDKRWSCEDVPIGNEISLPLFMVSQCDATSSVNDTMRTNCEAQATNDSFYMLPVMGQSNVTYRNAFCAMCNNDIRNASFWYASEVRSANDSSVVVYSAPSFVVSNASHYVRTCSPFKWISSCPPSTLPAISELCRKFLTPVRTEGGVLYKNAYCALCNGVDPVFLSCHLDTTPHIISRTPSLSLDSKPETWNVERRNSCFAWYNDTCYIESDEDGSDDASGAAPEEGWHLQGYLIVISLVLSMICLLLKAVVYGVYKKSRSFSSKCILCLSMTLFLTQLLFLLAMCLDDITAAACKASAVILHYGFLCTFFWTTVLSYDIWESIAIVSTKRSQKFFRYCLVGWGAAFIVIGISSVLNWGGFPFSPHYGFNMYCFIAGRAAYFTFFIGPMTILFLVDVAFYTHIVIIIVKTAKQAKKFDFKGNEKYSRAFLFAKLALIMGIEWLIALLKQFAYSDAIETISSVVIGLQGVYLFFGFKDYKFLVQSCRRRFGKGTIPGQRSTTSTSTLADAHSMSSVRAHEGGHVNTAVVPDT from the coding sequence ATGGCGCTTCATCAACCGATGTTCCTTCTCATGCTGTCCTTACTCCAGAACATGAGACACGACTGCAGAGAAAATGTCACCACCGAAATTTCACCAGAAGAACAGCAACTCTTTCCAAGCGTCCCTGCAATCATCCTCGAAGATATACTGCGGTGTCCACGAAATTCCAGTCAGATGACCTGCTCTTGTAGCACGGACTGTCACAAGTTTGGTGACTGCTGCTGGGAAGTTGCAAGGTCCGCGTCTCAGCAGAATTTTCAACAGGATGTCGACAAACGGTGGTCGTGCGAAGACGTTCCAATCGGAAACGAAATATCACTCCCGCTTTTCATGGTGTCACAGTGCGACGCCACTAGTTCGGTCAACGACACCATGCGGACGAATTGCGAAGCTCAGGCGACGAACGATTCCTTCTACATGCTTCCGGTGATGGGACAGTCCAACGTGACCTACAGGAATGCGTTCTGCGCGATGTGCAACAACGACATAAGAAATGCATCTTTCTGGTACGCTTCAGAAGTCCGCAGCGCAAATGACTCCAGCGTTGTTGTCTACAGTGCGCCGAGCTTTGTTGTTTCTAACGCGTCCCACTACGTCAGAACGTGCAGTCCTTTCAAGTGGATAAGCTCGTGTCCACCGAGTACGTTACCCGCAATTTCGGAGTTATGCCGCAAGTTTCTAACTCCCGTGAGGACCGAAGGAGGCGTCCTCTACAAGAACGCGTACTGCGCTCTCTGCAACGGCGTAGATCCGGTGTTTTTATCGTGCCATTTGGATACGACGCCGCACATCATTAGTAGAACTCCTTCGCTGTCTTTGGATAGCAAGCCGGAAACGTGGAACGTTGAGAGACGAAATTCTTGCTTTGCCTGGTATAATGACACGTGCTACATCGAGTCCGATGAAGACGGATCCGACGACGCATCCGGTGCCGCTCCAGAAGAAGGCTGGCATCTACAAGGATACCTCATCGTGATAAGCCTCGTTCTGTCCATGATCTGTCTTCTTCTCAAGGCCGTTGTTTATGGCGTCTACAAGAAGTCGAGATCTTTCTCGTCCAAATGCATACTGTGTCTCTCCATGACTCTGTTCCTCACGCAACTGCTCTTTCTTCTTGCCATGTGTCTAGACGATATTACTGCGGCCGCCTGCAAAGCTTCCGCTGTCATTTTGCACTACGGCTTCCTGTGCACCTTCTTCTGGACTACGGTACTGTCTTATGACATTTGGGAGAGTATTGCCATTGTTTCTACAAAGCGCAGCCAGAAGTTCTTTCGCTATTGTCTGGTTGGCTGGGGAGCGGCTTTCATTGTTATTGGAATCTCGTCTGTTCTGAACTGGGGTGGTTTCCCCTTTTCACCGCACTACGGCTTCAACATGTACTGCTTCATTGCCGGTCGCGCAGCCTACTTCACCTTTTTCATCGGACCAATGACCATCTTATTCTTGGTTGACGTGGCGTTCTACACCCATATCGTGATCATCATAGTGAAAACTGCGAAGCAAGCCAAGAAGTTCGACTTCAAGGGCAACGAAAAATACTCTCGGGCATTTCTTTTCGCAAAACTGGCGTTGATAATGGGAATTGAGTGGTTGATTGCACTACTAAAGCAGTTCGCGTATTCCGATGCTATCGAAACCATCAGCAGCGTCGTGATTGGCTTACAAGGTGTTTACTTGTTCTTTGGCTTCAAGGACTATAAATTCTTGGTCCAGTCATGCCGAAGACGGTTCGGCAAGGGAACAATACCGGGACAGAGGTCGACCACGTCGACGAGCACCCTGGCGGACGCACATTCAATGTCGAGTGTTAGGGCACATGAAGGCGGCCACGTGAACACTGCCGTCGTTCCAGATACATAG